The DNA region AAAGCCAATATCCTCAACCAGCTTCAGGGTGTTTTGAAATTGCTCCTCCGTTTCGCCAGGAAAACCAACGATCGCATCGGCGCTAATCGACGCATCGGGCATATAGCGGCGAATCGTGTCAGTAATTTGCCGGTAGCGCTCGTGGGTGTAGCCGCGCGACATGGCTTTCAGCACCTCGTTATCGCCCGATTGGAACGGGATATGGAAATGCTTGCAAACCTTTGGCAGCTCGGCGCAAGTGCGAATCAGTCGCTCCGTGAAGTAGCGCGGGTGGCTGGTGGCAAAGCGCAACCGCTCAATGCCTGCCACGTCATGCACTTCCCGCAGCAAGTCCGTGAAGTTGTACTTATGCCGTCCGTCGGGCAAGCTTCCGGGCAAGTCGCGCCCGTAAGCGTCAATGTTTTGACCCAGCAAGGTCACTTCCTTGTAGCCCTGGCGACCCAACTCCTCCATTTCCCGGCGAATTTCCTCGGGATAGCGCGATTGCTCCACGCCACGCACCCCGGGGACGACGCAATAGGTGCAGCGCTCGTTGCAACCGTAAATCACGTTCACCCAAGCCGTAATTTGGCTATCCCGGCGGGGCTTGGTGATGTCTTCCATGATGTGGACGGGTTCCGTGGCCACCACCTGGCTGCCGTTGAACACCTGCTCCAGCAAGTCTTCCAGGCGATTGGCGTGCTGCGGCCCCATGATCAAGTCCACTTCGGGCACGCGCCGCAACAGTTGCTCGCCTTCCTGTTGGGCCACGCAGCCGGCCACCACGATTGTCAGGTCGGGGTTGGTTTGTTTGCGCTTGGCCTGCCGCCCGAGGTAGGAATAGACCTTTTGTTCGGCGTTGTCGCGAATTGTGCAGGTGTTGTAGAGAATCAGATCCGCTTCTTCGGGTTCTTCAGTCCAAGCAAAGCCCATGGTGTCGAGGATGCCGGCCATCCGCTCGGAGTCGGCCTTGTTCATCTGACAGCCGAAGGTGGTGATGTGGTAGCGGCGGGGTTGGTTGCTCATGGCTCTGGCGGGGCGATCGAGACTCTTTATTCTAGAGCAGGATGTTTCGATTCAACCGTCGTTGATCTGGGCTTTGGTTGGATGGTTCTCAAAACGCGAACTATGATTGACTTATGATTTTGCCAACTCTGTATCTTAATGACAACGTGATGTAATTCAAGTCAATGCCTGCGCCCCAACACCAACTGCGTCAAAAAAGGTGTTGATTTATGCAGAGTTTGTCTAAAAAGTACCAGTAACCTTTTTTGAAACCATGAAAATTCTGAACAAAAAAGATAGTGCCATTCTCTCTGCTTCAATCACAGCTTTTTTCCTGTTCTTCAATATGGTGAGTTGCCATCAGGGTAAATCTGTGCCTGAAACAACGCCAGCTAAAAATCCAGTAGATAGTTCAAAAAACCAGCAAAGATTTGACGGGATTAACATCACAGTTGCGACTATGGATAGACCAATTGGGGTAGGGGTTGAGCGCCGAACTCGTGAGTTTGAAAAACTCACAGGTGCCAAGGTCAATATAGTCACATTTCCTCAGAAAGAAGTTTTTCCATCTATGCAACGGGAGTTTTTGAATAAAACCAACCAGTATGATGTCGTTGTTTTCTCACCCCAATGGATGGCGGATTTTGTAGTGCCGGGATATCTGGAAAATTTAACAACTCGCGTTAAGGCCGATAGCCAACTGCAATGGGATGATATTGCGCCCTTTTTTCGAGATTTTACAGCCACCTATCAAGGGCAGATTTACGCTGTTCCGATAGATGGTGATTTTCAGATGATATACTATCGCACAGATATATTAGAAAAAGCAGGGATTTCCCCCCCGCAGACATGGGATGATTATATTGCTATTGCCAAAAAACTTCACGGACAAGACCTCAATGCTGATGGTCAAGCAGACTATGGTTCTTGCATGGCTAAACAGCCAAACCACGTCAGTCATCAGATGCTGTGGTCGGTAGTGTCTCCATTTCTCCAAAGCAAAGGAACAAAGGAAGGAGCATTTTTTGATCCCGAAACAATGAAGCCATTAGTAAATAATGCCGCCTTTTCTAAAGCCTTGGATATCTATAAAGAAACGACCAAATATGCGCCACCCAAAGAATTGACTTTGAACCTAGATGGAGCAAGAAAATTATTCTTGGATGGACGTTGTGCGATGACTGTAGATTGGGGCGACGTTGGTACATTAGCGATCGATCCAACTCTCTCGAAAATACTGGATAAAGTTGGCGCATCGATCTTGCCGGGTAGCAAAAAAGTACTCGATCGCAAAACAGGCAAACTAGTAGCCTGCGATAAATTTACTTGTCCCTACGCGATCGATGGCGTTAATCACGCACCCTATGGGGCAGTAGGTGGATGGGTTGGCGGGATTAATGCCACAGCCCAACCGAAAGTTAAAGATGCTGGCTATGCTTTGATTTCCTACATCAGTCAGCCCACCCAATCGAATGTTGACGTAACGATTGGCATTACTGGTTTTAATCCTTACCGAGTATCGCAATTTACCAATCGCGAAACCTGGTTAAAGGCAGGTATGAAAGAAGCCGCAGTTAGTAAATACTTGGGTGGGATTTCTGTAAGTTTAAAAAATCCCAACATGGTCTTAGATCTGCGTGTACCGGAAAGCGCTCTCTATCAGCGAGAAATTTTGGATGCTGCACTGACAAATTTTCTCGCAGGCAAGTCAAATCGTCAGGAAACGATGCGGAAAATCGAGCGAAAGTGGGAGGAAATTACAAATCAAACGGGTCGAGACTCTCAATTAAAAGCTTACCGAGCAAGTTTAGGAATTGAGTAATTGTCAGGAGTAAAGTCTATGTTGCACTGGAATCTGAGCACGAAAGTGATTGCTGCTTACTCAGGCTTAATTGCCCTGATGACTGGTGTGCTCACCACGACTCTTTATTGGCAGTTTAGCACCGCCCAGCAGCAAGCAATGCGCGATCGCCTATTGGACATACTCAGTCTAACAGTACCAGGAATTGACAGCGACTATCATTCGCTCACTTTAACCCCGAATGATACGGATAAACCTTATTACACAATTAATCTTACGACGCTTAAAACTGTTCAAGCAACTACCAAAGAAATCACTCGTATTTATACTCTTCGTCCGCAAGATAATGGTCAATTTACAGTTGTCTTAAATTACGCTCCCACATCAAAATCGTTGATATCAGTAGGCGATCGTCTAGTGAATTTGACTCCAATTCTCCTATCACAAGGAGCGCCTCTCTCTCAACCCAAAGTTGAGAAGGAGTTTTTGAGTAATGAGGATGGAAAGCTCGTATTGCATGGGTACGCACCCATCAAAGATCAATTCGGTCGATTAGAGGGAATTTTAGCAATTGAATTAGATGCCAGTTCGATCATGCGAACCCAAATGATAGGGGGTACGATTGCGCTGGGCATTTTCTTGATAATCCTAGCACTCACAGTTGCCATCGTTCGCTGGTTGGCGCGCTCGCTAATTGTGAATCGAACTCTGCGCCTAAATGCAGCCGCCAAACAAATTGCAGCCGGGGAATGGCATCAATCTCTAGTGGTTGATAGTGAAGATGAATTGGGAGAATTAGCCAAGTCTTTCAATTACATGGCGCAACAGCTACAAAACTCATTTACAGAACTCGAAGAATATTCGCAAAAACTAGAACAAAAAGTCAATGAACGAACTGTAGAACTAGAGCAAGCCAAATTATTGGCGGATTCTGCTAACCAAGCTAAGAGCGAATTTCTTGCCAATATGAGCCATGAATTGCGGACACCGCTCAACGGCGTGTTGGGCTATGCCCAAATTTTGGGGCGTTCCAAAGCCTTGCCCGATAAAGAGCGGCATGGGGTTAACATCATCCATCAATGTGGTTCCCATCTGCTGACCCTAATTAATGACATTTTGGATCTGTCCAAAATTGAAGCCCGCAAACTAGAACTGGCCCCAACGGCAGTGCACTTACCCTCCTTGATCCAAAGCGTGGTGGAAATGTGCAAGATTCGGGCTGAGCAAAAAGGCATTGAGTTTGTCTATCAGCCTAGTTCTCGGTTGCCCGATGGCGTTGCCACTGATGAAAAGCGGTTGCGCCAGGTGCTGATTAATTTGTTAGGCAACGCCATTAAGTTTACGGATCACGGAACAGTGACACTGCGGGTTGATGTGTTGCATTGCTCCGAGACCCAGGCATCCTTAATCGTTCAGGTTATTGATACGGGGGTGGGGATTGCTGAAGCAGACTGCACCAAACTATTTCAGGCCTTTGAGCAGGTGGGCGATCGCCACAAGCAATCTGAGGGCACCGGTCTGGGTTTGGCGATTAGTCAGCGGATTGTGCAGTTGATGGGGGGGCAGATCCAAGTCAAGAGTCAATTGGGTGTGGGCAGTGAGTTTTTCTTTACGCTCGACCTACGATTAGTGGAAGACTGGGCTAAACAGCAAGGGGGACTAGAAGGGAGCGATCGCATTGTGGGCTATACCGGCGATCGGCGAACGATCCTGATTGTGGACGATCGCTGGGAGAACCGGGCGGTCTTGCTGAACCTCTTAGAACCACTAGGCTTTAGGGTGATCGAAGCCCAAAACGGACGGGAGGGATTATCCTGCCTCCAATCTGAACAGCCCGATCTCGTGGTGACCGATCTATCAATGCCCGTGATGGATGGGTTTGAGTTCTTAAAGCAGATCCGAACCAGCACCCAGTTTCACCAGACTAAAGTGATTGTCTCCTCGGCCTCAGTCGCTCAGTTGGATCAAGACATGGCACTCAAGAGTGGGGGTGACGACTTCCTAGGCAAGCCTGTCGATGCCCAGGCATTGTTTGAGCTATTGTCTGCGCATTTGAATGTGGCGTGGATCTACGAACCCCCAACTGATGCTTTAGATCAGGTGGAAGTTAGCACCACTGATTGGATTGCGCCCCCCTACGAGACTCTATCAGCATTGTTGGTCTTAGCTCGACAAGCTAACATCAAAACCCTACGTGAACAGTTGGAGCATTTAGTCCATACCGATCAACGGTATACCTCCTTTGCTGAACCGCTGCTTCAGCTTGCCCAGCAGTTTCAGGCTGAAGAAATTGAGGACTTGCTACAACAATATTTAGAAAATCGGGTAGTACCTCAAAAGACTCAGTTGAAAGGTTGATTAGCATAGCTCAATATCTCTTAAATTAAGACCTAATGAGCTTGATAGTCCTCAATCAGTCAACTATAATGACCCTCTAGACTCATAAATTATGATAGTAAATATCGTCGTTTATCCACTCAATTTTCAAACGCTATTTGCCTGAGACCGGTTGTCATGCTTAACCGACGCCACTTCACTCGACTCTCTCTATTTAGCTTGGGGTTGGGATTAGCAAACTGTACGACCCCTACCAAAAAGTCCCCCAGTAACTCGGTTAAATCTCGCTTCGATGCCGATCTAACCATTTGGTGGGAACAGGGTTTTTTACCAGAAGAGAACGAGAGAGTTACTCAGATTGTTCGAGGGTGGGAGAAGCTCTCTGGTTTGACCGTGAACTTGAAGCTATTACCTGTAGATCTCATTGATCAGCAACTTTCTCAGTTGGTAACTGAACCGGGCAACCCCCATATTCCTGATATTGTTTATTCCGTTGGACTTGATACCAACCTGGCACCGAAATTGGCATGGCAGGATCAATTATTCGATCTATCAGAGGTAATTCTACCCATTAAAGACCGCTACACCCCCGTTGCCCTTTTCCATGTGAACTACCGAAACCAGGTGCGAGGGGAACGGGGCTACTATGCCCTTCCCTTGTGGCAGGCAGAAGACTACATCCACTACTGGGGAAACTTAGTAGAAACAATTGGTTTCAGCCCAGCCGATGTGCCAATGACCTGGGAACCTTTTTGGAAGTTTTGGCAAACGGCACAAACCCAGTTGCGATCGCGCGGCTATCCCGACATTTATGGCATAGGGTTATGCATGTCATCCATTGGGTTCGACACCTATACCTCATTGATGATGTTTCTCGATGCCTACAATGTCGAAGTCGTCACCCCTGAGGGGGAATTTTCACTCGAAGATCCCCAAAATCGGCAGCGGATGATTGCCGCCCTAGACGAATTCACTCGCTTTTTCACAGAGGGTTATGTCCCTCCTAGCGCCTTGGAATGGACTGGAGGAGGTAACAATAGCAGTTTCATCGATGGGGACATTTTAATGACACAAAATCTCACCCTCTCGATTCCACTAACACAACAATTACCTGCCAGCCAATACAACCAAGATGCAGCTAGACGGTATCAGCAAATTGTTACGATCGAGCGGCCTCAAAAGCCAGATGGCACCAACTTGTTAACGCGCAAGGGCATCAAACAAGCCATTGTGCCGAAAGCCTGTCCACACCCAGAAACGGCCAAAAATTTCCTAGCTTATTTAGTTGAACCCAAAAATATTAATCAGTTGATCACAGGCTTTAAGGGGCGAGTCATGCCTGTGATGCCCCAGTTGTTTGAGAACTCCCTCTGGAGCAATACTTCTGATCCTCATCTGGCAGCAGCCTTAAAGATTTACAATCGCCCCAGTTTGATTCCCTACGAAGTCACCCACCCTGCTTTCAGTGAAGTGCAAAGTCAACAACTCTGGGCAAAAACTGTTCTCAAGGTTTTGCAAGACAAGGACTCTACCACTGAAGCTAGTGATTGGGTGATTAATCAGATCAAAACCATTTGGACTAAGTGGGAGCAATCCATATGAAACGTTGGCTCAATCAAAGCCTACTAACCCAGTTAGTCAGCTACTTTTCATTACTGTCGATTGTCACCATCAGTGCTGTTGCAATCAGTTCATACTTTCAAGCGCAGGACTCGTTAGAGACAGAAGTTGTTAATCAACTCACAGTCGCTGCACAGCTCAAAACCTCTCAGTTGAACAAATGGGTTAAAGACCAATTGCGCGACATTTCATGGCTCAGTCAAGACAGTAAAATTCAAACAGCGATTAATACTTTGCTGACGACCGAGCCAGCCCAGCCGGCCTATCAAGCAGCCCGCCAAGCACTGAACCGATATATTGCTGAGTTGACCGCGATTAAACCCAATTTGCGCAGCATTCGGATCACCCGCAACAGTGGATTTGTGGTCTTTGCTTCCGATGACCCAACCCTCGAAGGTAGATACCGCCCCCTGGGCGATCCAGCAACCTACTTTACCCGCGATCGCCTAAATGTAGTGGTTCCCCATTTTTACATTTCTCCCAAGACGCAAAAGACAGCCATTACTGTTGCAACACCGATGATGGACAGTCAGGGTGAGCGGATGGCCGCCCTCGTCGTTGATTTAGATCTAGAAGAAGTGGATAGGCTAATTCGCGACAATACAGGTTTGGGCAAGACCGCAGAAACCTACCTGGTAGGTCGCGCCAAAGGCAAAACAGTTTTTATCTCGAAGCAAACCCCATCAGTAAACGCGAGTGCTGCACCCAACACTGAAAGCATCACTAGCGAAGGCATTGAATATGCGATCAACCAACAAAGTGGCTTTGGTCGCTATAGCAATTATCAAGGGGTGCCCGTGGTCGGCGTTTATCGTTGGCTACCTGAGCAAAATTTGGCCCTCATCGCTGAAATTAGCCAAGCCCAAGCCTTCTTACCGGCTCAACAATTGGCCAGAAATATTCTGTTGATTGGGTTTCTGTCTTCTGGGGTACTTTTGATTGCGGTTTATCTCCTATCCCGACGCATTACCCGTCCAATTTTGGCAATTGGCAATGCAGCCACCCATCTGGCTGCCGGGGATTTAACCCAAACCGTGCCTGTGCTCACAGAGGATGAAGTGGGTAAGCTCGCTCAAACGTTTAATCAAATGGCGGGCCAGCTTAAGGCATCGTTTAGCACCTTGGAGCACCGTGTGGCAGAGCGCACTGCTGAACTGGCCCAGGCGAAGGAGCAAGCTGATGCGGCAAACCAGGCCAAGAGTGACTTTTTGGCCAACATGAGCCATGAATTGCGCACTCCATTAAACGGAATTTTGGGCTATGCCCAGATTCTTGGGCGTTCCAAAGCCTTGCCCGATAAAGAGCGGCGGGGGGTCAAAATTATTCACCAATGTGGTTCCCATCTGCTGACCCTAATTAATGACATTTTGGATCTGTCCAAAATTGAAGCCCGCAAACTAGAACTGGCCCCAACGGCAGTGCACTTACCCTCCTTGATCCAAAGCGTGGTGGAAATGTGCAAGATTCGGGCTGAGCAAAAAGGCATTGAGTTTGTCTATCAACCCAGTTCTCGGTTGCCCGATGGCGTTGCCACTGATGAAAAGCGGTTGCGCCAGGTGCTGATTAATTTGTTAGGCAACGCCATTAAGTTTACGGATCACGGAACAGTAACACTGCGGGTTGATGTGTTGCATTGCTCCGAGACCCAGGCATCCTTAATCGTTCAGGTTATTGATACGGGGGTGGGGATTGCTGAAGCAGACTGCACCAAACTATTTCAGGCTTTTGAGCAGGTAGGCGATCGCCACAAGCAATCTGAGGGCACCGGTCTGGGTTTGGCGATTAGTCAGCGGATTGTGCAGTTGATGGGAGGGCAGATCCAAGTCAAGAGTCAATTTGGTGTGGGCAGTGAGTTTTTCTTTACGCTCGACCTACGATTAGTAGAAGACTGGGCTAAGCAGCAAGGGGGACTAGAGGGGAGCGATCGCATTGTGGGCTATGCCGGCGATCGGCGAACGATCCTGATTGTGGACGATCGCTGGGAGAACCGGGCGGTCTTGCTGAACCTCTTAGAACCACTAGGCTTTAGGGTGATCGAAGCCCAAAACGGACGGGAGGGATTGTCCTGCCTCCAATCTGAACAGCCCGATCTCGTGGTGACCGATCTATCAATGCCTGTGATGGATGGGTTTGAGTTCTTAAAACAGATCCGAACCAGCAACCAGTTTCACCAGACTAAAGTGATTGTCTCCTCGGCCTCAGTCGCTCAGTTGGATCAAGACATGGCACTCAAGAGTGGGGGTGACGACTTCCTAGGCAAGCCTGTCGATGCCCAGGCATTGTTTGAGCTATTGTCTGCGCATTTGAATGTGGCGTGGATCTACGAACCCCCAACTGATGTTTCAGATCAGGTGGAAGTTAGCACCACTGATTGGGTTGCGCCCCCCTACGAAACCCTATCAGCCTTGTTGGTCTTAGCTCGACAAGCTGACATCAAAACCCTACGTGAACAGTTGGAGCATTTAGTCCGTACCGATCAACGGTATACCTCCTTTACTGAACCGCTGCTTCAGCTTGCCCAGCAGTTTCAGGCTGAAGAAATTGAGGACTTGCTGCAACAATATTTAGCAGATTTAGAGAATGTTGATGGGGGAGTAGTTCATGTCAGATAGTATCAAAATTCTCGTGGTGGATGATACGCCCGCCAATCTAGAAGTGGTTACTGAAACCCTGTCCTTGGCAGGATATGCCACCTCCACAGCTATCAGTGGTGAGCGCGCCCTCAAGCGACTGCAAACCTACATCCCCGACTTAATTTTGCTAGATGTGCAAATGCCGGGGATGGATGGATTTGAAACCTGTCAGCAGTTGAAGGCGAATCCGGTGACTGCTCATATCCCCGTGATTTTCATGACTGCTCTAACGGATATAGATAGCAAAGTCAAAGGGTTTTCGCTGGGGGCTGTCGATTACATCACCAAACCGTTTCAAGAAGCAGAGCTGTTGGCACGGGTGAATACCCATCTGCAACTCAGTTCTTTAACCAAACAGCTTGAACGTCGGGTTGAAGAGCGAACTGCTGAGTTGCAATTAACCCTAGACCAACTGTCGCGATCGCAATTGCAACTCATCCAGGCTGAAAAAATGGCTGCCTTGGGTAATCTGGTGGCTGGAGTTGCCCATGAAATCAACAATCCGATTGGGTTCCTCAGTGGCAGCATCCGCCATACCAAGGACTATGCAGAAGCCTTGCTGGAGCATCTGAGTCTATACCAGCAACAGTATCCCCAGGCTGTTCCGCTGATTCAAGAGCATGCCGATGATATTGATTTGGAATTCTTGAGCGAGGATTTTCCAAAAGTACTGGCCTCGATGAAGAAGGCTACGGAGTGGATTACATCCATCAGTAACAACCTCAGAACATTTTCTCGGGCTGATGTAGCATCCAAAGTCAGAGCCGACCTACATGAAGGTCTTGACAGTACCTTAATGATTTTGAAATATCGCCTGAAAGCCAACGAATTTCGACCTGCGATCGAGGTCATTAAAGACTATGGGGATATTCCAGTAATTAATTGTTGCCCGGGACAACTGAATCAGGTGTTTATGAATATTTTGGCGAATGCGATCGATATGTTTGATGACATGGCTCAAGGACAGTCTTTCGATCAACTAACAGCTCACCCCCAAGAGATTACGATTCGGACAACTGCCGATGCAAACCAAGTACAGATTCAGATTTCTGATAATGGTAAAGGTATGACAGAAGAGGTAAGGGAGCGAATTTTTGACCATTTATTTACGACGAAAGACGTCGATAAAGGGACGGGATTGGGTCTGACGATCGCCCGTCAAATTGTGATCGACAAACATAGCGGCAGCCTAGAGGTGCAGTCTACCCCAGGCGAAGGCACTGAGTTCTGTATTCGACTGCCGATCGCGGACTGAGCAGACAATTCTGCATAATTTGCATAAACAGTTGCGGATAGACTCAATGCGGCAAGGCAGTACAATAAATAGTTGTATCGGCGGCATAAAGATTGTTGCAGAAGATGCTAAAGTTAGCCGCCACTGCGAAACGCAATCATTCAATCTATAATCACCCTTTCCATCTTTCTATCAGTGCGATACTTCTAAGAAAAAAGCACAACAGCTAGCTGAATTCTTTGGGTTGCCCTACACAGTCTCTCTCTAATTCTTATCTGAATCATAGGAAGCAAGGGGTTTAGTCCTCTTATTTCTACAATCTAAATCATGGCTTTTGAATAGAGATGGCAGTTGTTTATTGTCAGCGATCGCGTGTGAAATCAAACAGCTTGACTGACGATCACCCCAAGTTTTTTCATCACTTGCAAAACCGTTGCCAAATCATCCGCGCGATCGAGAATTAATTCTGGTGATTTGTCGTACTGCCAACTGTAGAGAGGCGTATCGGCATCATCAGGAAATGTCAGCACCTTGGCTAGTTTTAAGAATACAAAACTACTGCCATTGGTGACTAAGCCAAACCGCGCTTGCCGATCGGGAGCTGCTGCCAACATATAACCCAGCACCTGCGGAATCCCTACCTTGACCGAAAATTCAGCCCGCTTAGATTCGATCGCCAACACCCACAAACGACCCATCAACACCAAAATATCCACCCGGCCGCGCAGCTTTTCGCCCCCCATTGGGTTAGCCTCCACGGGGCGATCAACAACAATTTCTACTGAAGTTTCCGTATCCACATAGAACGGCGGCAAAAAGAAACCGGCAAGATCCAACAGCGGAGCCACCACCGCCAACTTGACCGTATTTTCGAGCACCGATCGCCGCTCCAAGTTGGCATAGCTGGCTTGAATGCGTTGCAGCCGATCGCGATCAATCGCCTCCAACTCCGGCAACGGATCGCGCCACTCCCGAAAGAAATCAGGATCATCACTGCGCTGGAGACCAAACCGCTGTTCGAGATCCTGGAGCGTCAGTTGTTCGATCGCCACCGTTGTTGCCATCTGTGCCTCAATCCTCAACCATTACCGCGCCTTGGCCCCGATCCTAATCGCTCCCCACGGGTCAGAGGGTTACGAAATTGATACACTGGTGCAGTTGCCCCGCAACAGGCTTGCGATCGCCCCTCAGCCGGATGCGATCCGGTCGATCGCCCTGGCCGCTTGCCCCTCAACCGCCCTTCAACGATTCAAGTAAGGAATTTCTAACCCAATGACCGTCGCGCCCGTAAGTTTGCCGCAACTGGTAAAACACGAAGTTAAAGACCTGTCCTTGGCCCCCATGGGTCGCCAGCGGATTGAATGGGCGGGCCGAGAAATGCCGGTGCTGCGTCAAATCCGCGATCGCTTCGCCACCGAAAAGCCCTTCGCCGGCTTGCGCCTGGTTGCTTGTTGCCACGTCACCACCGAAACCGCCCACTTGGCGATCGCTCTCAAGGCCGGTGGCGCGGATGCGGTGTTGATTGCCAGCAACCCCCTTTCGACCCAGGACGACGTGGCCGCCAGCCTCGTGGTCGATGAAGGCATCTCGGTTTTTGCCTACAAGGGCGAAGACACCGAAACCTACCTGCGCCACGTCAACATCGCCCTCGACCACAAACCGAACGTGATCATCGATGACGGTTCCGACGTGACCGCCACCTTGATCCAACAGCGCCAAGACCAAATCGCTGACCTGATTGGCACCACCGAAGAAACCACCACCGGCATCGTCCGCCTGCGGGCCAT from Limnothrix sp. FACHB-406 includes:
- a CDS encoding sensor histidine kinase encodes the protein MSDSIKILVVDDTPANLEVVTETLSLAGYATSTAISGERALKRLQTYIPDLILLDVQMPGMDGFETCQQLKANPVTAHIPVIFMTALTDIDSKVKGFSLGAVDYITKPFQEAELLARVNTHLQLSSLTKQLERRVEERTAELQLTLDQLSRSQLQLIQAEKMAALGNLVAGVAHEINNPIGFLSGSIRHTKDYAEALLEHLSLYQQQYPQAVPLIQEHADDIDLEFLSEDFPKVLASMKKATEWITSISNNLRTFSRADVASKVRADLHEGLDSTLMILKYRLKANEFRPAIEVIKDYGDIPVINCCPGQLNQVFMNILANAIDMFDDMAQGQSFDQLTAHPQEITIRTTADANQVQIQISDNGKGMTEEVRERIFDHLFTTKDVDKGTGLGLTIARQIVIDKHSGSLEVQSTPGEGTEFCIRLPIAD
- a CDS encoding restriction endonuclease subunit R; translation: MATTVAIEQLTLQDLEQRFGLQRSDDPDFFREWRDPLPELEAIDRDRLQRIQASYANLERRSVLENTVKLAVVAPLLDLAGFFLPPFYVDTETSVEIVVDRPVEANPMGGEKLRGRVDILVLMGRLWVLAIESKRAEFSVKVGIPQVLGYMLAAAPDRQARFGLVTNGSSFVFLKLAKVLTFPDDADTPLYSWQYDKSPELILDRADDLATVLQVMKKLGVIVSQAV